The stretch of DNA CTAAAGAGTTGATAGGAAGACCTGTGGCTTTTGAAGTTATACATGCACTTAGAAATGATTACTACGGCGTAGATGTCGAAGAGATTTTAGTGGATGACAGAATGAGTCAAAATATACTATATGTAAGCGAGTTAAACAATTCCAAATTTAGAGTTATTTTGCTTGGAATATATAAAAAAGACACTAAAAGATTCTTTTTTAATCCGCTTGAGAACACTTTGCTTGAGAGTGGAGATTATTTACTAGCTATAGGAAATTCTGCTTTTATGAGAGAGTTTGAAAAACATTTACATAAGAAGATTAGAAAATGAAAAATAGAGCCGCTTTGATTTTTGGATATAACGATTATGCTTTGGAGATTGCCAAAAATGTTACATATGAGTATGAAAATGTTTACCTGTATAGTTTAAACAGCGAGCAAGATATTTTAAAAAACAGGTCTTGTTTTGAAGTAAAAAGTTTTGATTTAAGCGATAAGTGGGATGATTTGAATGAAAATATCGATATCCAAAATTCTATAGCATTTTGCGTTTTAGAAGATAGTGCAGAGAATATTTTTTTAACAATTTCACTTAGGTCTTCATTTGTCAATCTAAATATTATAGCTCTTTCAAACAACAAGCAAACGGCAAACAAATTACAAATGGCGGGCGCAAACAAGGTTATACCTCTTGTTCAAACGACGGCAGAAATGATTTCAGAGATGTTGCAAAAACCAATTGTTAAAGATGTTTTTCATAAAATTTTATTTGAAAGCGGTGCGTTAAAAATCGCTCAAGTTAAGGTAAATGAGAGTAATTGTTATATAGGCAATGTTGTATCTGATATAGACTGGAGTAAAAGATACGGTATCGTGGTTTTAGCAATCGTAAATGAAGATATGAGCAGCGAATTTATATATTCATCCAAAGTAAAGCATCATATAGTAAGTAAAGATGATATGTATATAGTTGTCGGATATGAGACGGATATAAAAGAGTTTGAAAAAATGACTGGGAGCGCATGTGACTAAAGTAGGGATAATCGGAGCCGGTAAATGGGGTTTGGCATTAGCTTTTGCATTAGACCAAAAATGTGAAGTTTATATAACTTCAAGAACGCCTAGAGATATAAAAAATTTTGTTTCTCTTGAAGATATTTTAAAGTTAGATTATTTAGTCATTACGATTCCGGTACAGCAAATTTCATCATGGCTTGAAGAAAATTTTATATTTACAAATCAAAAAATTTTAGTAGCGTCAAAAGGGATAGAAGCAACAAGCGGAAAGTTCTTAAATG from Sulfurimonas sp. encodes:
- a CDS encoding NAD-binding protein, whose translation is MKNRAALIFGYNDYALEIAKNVTYEYENVYLYSLNSEQDILKNRSCFEVKSFDLSDKWDDLNENIDIQNSIAFCVLEDSAENIFLTISLRSSFVNLNIIALSNNKQTANKLQMAGANKVIPLVQTTAEMISEMLQKPIVKDVFHKILFESGALKIAQVKVNESNCYIGNVVSDIDWSKRYGIVVLAIVNEDMSSEFIYSSKVKHHIVSKDDMYIVVGYETDIKEFEKMTGSACD